The sequence below is a genomic window from Streptomyces sp. V1I1.
CCCCTCGCGGGTTTCGATCTGGTGTCTGCCAGTTGTCGTCGGCGGGTGCGAGAGTGTCCATGACGACTGTTTGAGGACGTACGAGGGAGCTTCCCGTGACCACCGACGCACCCAACACCGCCGCGCCGTACGGCACCCCCGAGACGCCGCGCGTCGCCGTGCGCGGCGAGGCGCGCCTGGAGTTCGACCCGGAGATCGCCAGGATCGGCGTCGCGGTCAGCGCACGCGGCACCGACCGGCGCAGCGCGCTGGAAGACCTCACCCGCCGCAACTCCGCCGTCCTGGACCTGATCAAGTCGTACGGCGAATCGGTGGAGAAGCTGGAGACCGGCGCGTTCTCCATCAGCCCCGAACTGGGCCGCCACGGCAGGGGCGAACGGGTCCGCGCCTATCACGGCCGGGTCCACATCACCGCCGAGCTCGCCGACTTCACCGCGCTCGGAGAACTCACCACCCGGCTCGCGGATCTGGAGCTGACCCGGGTTGACGGTCCCTGGTGGTC
It includes:
- a CDS encoding SIMPL domain-containing protein, translated to MTTDAPNTAAPYGTPETPRVAVRGEARLEFDPEIARIGVAVSARGTDRRSALEDLTRRNSAVLDLIKSYGESVEKLETGAFSISPELGRHGRGERVRAYHGRVHITAELADFTALGELTTRLADLELTRVDGPWWSLRPDSPAHGEARRQAVREAVQRAREYAEALGARLAALVELADLGAENAVPYGMPPAPGGMRMAAYGSAEAAETAPALDLEPQRQTVYAQVNARFTMTPPQL